tatatatatatcttttacTTACTCatttaatatgtattttttaccTATTTTAGTAATCTAATAACAGTTTTTAGAGAAGTAGCAAGAATaatagaagaaaaaaaccTCAAAATTCCCttttatacttttaatGTAGACAATGCTAAAGAATTTTGCAACTCAATAAATGTCACTTCCCTTCCAttgatattatatgtatcatctgttcataaaaaaaaatatggttCCTTACTTCAAAAGACCTTAATATCAAGTAAAGACATAAAAATAGGCAACGCTTTCAGGTAAATAAAgaacattaaaaattaagaaaattCATAATGTTTACCTTAAAATGGAGGaaaattattgtattttacataattatatatataataagaccttaaaaaatgtgcatatacAAATTCATGGTTTAATTATTCTATAAACAAGTtgtaatttaaaaagatGTGCAAGTATATATtgctatatttttgtcCATTGAATTCgtttttactatttattattatgcgTTGTtgcaaattttaaataatttatttaaatggtTATTTGCTTATTATTACCTTAGATATGGTGGAGATATGTATTGCTATGATTATATAGTGGAGTGGGTAGAAGTCCATCATTACTTTTCAAAGGctcttttatttatgaaaaggatttttatgaaaagaGTATAACAGATccaaatgaataaatactATACATACATCTATTTTtaactttatttaatttttaattttgtttatagaATTTTACTACcatgaacaaaatatttgttgaccatttataaataaaaaactaaaactctattttttttattgtgtttgatttttaattgtaataaacattgtttttttaaaatgaattattttaaataattaaaatgtgTAAAGTTctgtaaatttataaaatataaatttatttttatacactTTACCCgggttttatatattatgtataaacATAAAGTAATATATCACCATCAATGGTATGGAATACCAAATTTCCTTTTATTTACTTTCGAAACTATTTTCtatgcattatttatattcatgcATACATGTgcatagaaaaaaattattgcaCAAAACGTTGTATATAGGgacaatattataatttcactattacatattataatattttttctattatttttgaatactcccaatataacatttttattatatagtttttttcaattctatcgaattatacaaattatagtaaataagagtaattttttttttacaatatttcTAATTTATCCTTGTAATGATTCCATTTCGGGGGAAtagcatataaaatataagacACTTGCTTatattatagaaaaaaaacataaaataaaaacatcaAAATACAGAAAAAGGAAAGAGAAAAGATAGAGAGACACaccaaaaaatgaaaatattgtatttgATTATACTATGTTACATTACTTCCTTTAGACactttcatttttgtttaaatgtatgaaaatatgaaaattaattatttctatttttattcaattaaaattatatgcttTATTTATGTACTATCATTCCTTTATGCAtttcataataatgaaaaaaaatatatgcatccaattttttcctaaattacacatatatattttaacttTTCAATACTTCTTAGAATAATGCTGtcgaaaataatgaagggTCACAAATATTAAGGAAAAGACACcgcaaaaataataaaaatgatttaacTAATGTAATAGGTAAACCTCAaaaggaataaaaataagcaataaattatttgaataatataGTCATAAAATCACTATTATGTGcgcatattatattgtcGATATTGTGATATTATCCTAAAATTTACTTATACAATTGATCCTATgaatttttgtattttttatgtttatagACTTCTCTTTTATAAACACAAGTAAAGAGGGAAATAAATCAGAACATCCagaagatgaaaaaaacaaaaataatgaacacgtcgaaaataaagataaacaAAAAGGAAAGGATAATCATGatcatgaaaaaaatgaaaataaagataaaaagacagacaaaaaaaaagatgaagatgatgatgatgattTTGATATAGATGATATTGACGACGATGACGATGATGAAgcagatgaaaaaaaatcctcaaaaaaagaaaataacgacaaaaataaaaaaacagaggaaaagaaaaatgatgacaaaaaaaaagacgacaagaaaaaagatgataagaaaaaagaagataagaaaaaaaataaagacgATGATGATGACGACGATGATAATTTTGATGAAGAAGGTGGTGATGAGGAGGATGAGGATGAAGAAGATCAAGAGGATAAACCccccaaaaaaaataaaggaaataaTTCAAAGGATGAAAACATTAAAAGTAAACATACTGAAAACTTAAAAGctgagaaaaaaaaagataaagaaataaaaaaacataaaaataacgaaGATATTGATAATGACCATCAAAAGGAAAATCACGATAATAAgaaagataataataataacacaagcccaaataataatcatcATGAGATTAGTCACAACGAAAACAACCAACCAAAAGAAAACTCAAACAATTCAAATCCAAACCATTCTGAACAAAATCATAATGGAAATATCGGTATGCCTAATGTAGTGGGAGCAATGCATCCCATAGCTGGAGctaattttcaaaaaaatgacaACACACCTATTACCCATCCTATTAACACGTACGTACATTTATTGCCAATCTAAAACGAGCATAAACATATgaaatcatatatatgcatatatctttatcatataattgTCATTCATCTGACACCTTAGACGGTGCCCTTcttatgttatattttttcgttttagTAAGACATGCAATAGTTTTAttcttaattatttattaattattatacatttttatttcttcccACAGGATATCaagtgaaaatataattattcctGAAGATATTAAGAAAGACTTTATGAAATTATTAGCAAACGTAATTAAACTTAACACTAAAGATAGTCCACATCCTTCTAATCAATTTATAGAGAATAATAATCCAATGAACCCATTATTACAGAATAATCCTAACCATGAGCATCCAAACAACAcatcatttataaaaagcATATATTACCATTTCAAAAAtcatttatcatattaCGTAATAGGGACGGCagttttgtttattttaacaTTGATAATTCAGGCTTCAAATGTAAGtgatgatgataataaaaaaaaaacaaaaaaaattaaaaaagatagGAGTCAAATTTCCAATTACAGACGAACCGTTGAGTGCTGATAGATACAActctaaaaaatatacatatgtgtatatatatgtacgcAAAGCAGATACACTTATGTATGTATGTTTACATGTAtagacaataaaaaattgtattttgaACGAAATTTTaaacttttattatacGCTCATTGTGagtatatacaatatagaCAATTTTTAAGGGTTTTTTAACACCCttatagttatatatatttatttgtatatgcttacatgtatattattttattattatttttttttagtagaACGAATCATAAAACTGTTTATGGGAACTCCATGGGTTACTATAATATTGagttttatttatctttttttatttatttatatacataattaattacaatttttgcatttataattttttcttttttattatctgtTTGCTTATGAAgccataatttattattgttaataatatttttgtttttaatagtGTTTTTGTACaaagttttaaaatataaattgttATGCTACTATTACATAACATGTTTTTACtataatgaattttttcAGAAGAAAAAGCATTTTCCTTctcgttttttttcttttaaatttcgattttatattttagaCACAATAAAacttttgttttaatatttattaaataaaataaaaatgaaatagaaACAACCAAAACAAAcatcattaaaaattatattcgttggatactaaaaaaagaaacacGATCTAGATacatgtataatatattattaataaatatcatatgcatatgtattacttatatacaaaaaaataaatgaatgttataaaataaataggtAAATATACGGATAcacattaataaataaatagacGAGTGAGGGATAAACACAATGAAAATtctaaatattattttgaataaaaaCGTTTAAGgagtttttattttcacttGTATATACCCCCACTTCGGTAACAATGTAACTAATATAATTAAGTGGAGTGACAtcattacatatattagctacataaaatgatttatcggcatttgtttttattttatcaatgTGTGATAAAACAGaactaaataaatttgtttcgTTATGCCTAtctatgcatatattttttatgtttaaattTCCAATAGATTTACAAATGGAATCACAAACATTATTACATGGAGTTCTTTCTTCTTCTATTCCACtgtgttttattttaggGTTCGAATTACTTGACGGCATatctaaataatttttaaaattaatgaaataactatttttttgttcataaaatgttttatcatttttcatattataaaattgtttattttttttattcacaTTTTTGCAATCATTTGATACATTTGTAATGTTGTGCTTGTggttaatacatatatttatagtttctacttttttattatcatttgatTCATCtactattttcataatgCTTTTTGTCGAAACAATTCTTTCATTACTTATATCTTTAACTGTGTTTCTGAAAAATGGagtttccttttttttcaaaccAGATGTGCTCGAGCTTGTTTGGTTTGCATTATTTTCTCCTATGCTAATTTGAtctttattcattttattaatgtttatttcttcgtagctatttttgttcattattagtgtatttgttttttcgtCTTTAACaacttttataaaaagggatgttttttcttcttcatgCAAggcaaaaatatttttttttaatacattgCTCGATGTttgatcatttttattttctatatatagaGAAGATGATTGATTATCATTAAAACTTTGAATATTACTTTTCTCAAAACTATTGTTAACATGCTCACATTTTATAGATgcatcattatattttggagactcatttttatcacatatattattgatattgtgttttttttcattttcttttcttcgttttttataaaatttattggGGGTTCCCGaagaataaataataggCGGTTTTGGACAGTTAGTATTTTGTTTCAAGCAATTTGTAGCTTCTATGTAACTTTTGTCATTTATGTTGCTAAACAATATTTGATTCGATTTTATGTCTGGATATGAttctataaaattattaagttttttattaaattctaAGCTTGAATCTACtacaattttatcattttttcttatagatggtatattattatgatgaTGTTTTGAATTATGATAAtgatgtaaatatatataatcatatacatctatattattatttatgttattcATACTAAAACTATCtataactattttattacttattttatatgtttcaCAAACTATATATACAGGAACATTATTGACCTTTGAAATCATGCAAATCATACTCGTTCCTGCATaaccatatatattattatgcataatagAATCAATACCTAATAAAACCTTagtacattttttaatattataagatAAGCTACTAAGTAATGTATATGTAACAGGTATAcctaattttatatataattttatattgtgagaatttttatatggtTCTGAATCTACTAGAAAAATTTCGAAcgttttcccttttttttttgcatttatcatagatatatatatatcataatcaaatgtatatattaacaaaacaTCCCCATcttcaattatatattctgatacataatttgatatatttatagatggtataattattttagttcttatataattattaatattattaataatgatttcttttatttcttctaaAACATGTTTACCTATACTTTCTGTtaccatatttttaaaccaTCTAATTACTTCTCCCATACTTATACTATGCTTTTTAcacattataatataatttatctcTTTATCAATCACAATTTTCATATGCCTATTAATTGGCTCGTAAGGGGGTAGTGTGTAATCCTTTATAAAAGATTTCAATGCCATTAGCAGATCAACATTTCTATGGTTATGTGTtgtattcatatatttattaaaatgtattCCTGTTCTTAATATATTAGTGTgtatttcattttgattAAGATCtagtaatattttatcatatatagttgttttatcaaatacatcaaaattatataagtctaagtaatttattttattatcatgtaataaaaaattatattgctGGATACTCGACAAATTTAATTTCCCACTTAGGATATTAGGAAATGGACATGTACTAAATAAACTGGTTTTATTAGAAGGATTGTTTTGTTTGTtactatttaaatttaattttgttttattgtttatcgtatttgtttttaaagggtcatatattattgtgtTTTTACTTTCTTCACAATTTTCTCCTTTTTCATTCTTATCATGTTTAATTTCTtccctttttattttatttttttttattttactatcatcatcatctctctcatcttcattttcttcttttgcATTTTGCACCGACACCCCCTTTCCTTGTTCCTTTTCCTCGGTATCAAATTTAACACTTTCTTTATCTTTGCATGTGTAGGAATGGTCCTTACCCACGcaattatttgaaatagCTTCATtgcttttattaatatgttcGAATTTGTTGTTGCTAGTGCTTGgatttgaaatattatttatatcgttttttttgtccTCTTTTGCCACCCCACTCTTATCTACCTTTCTCCTATTATAgtataaattatgtttcAAGGGGGCAATTGGTTCATCATCAATATCATCACTTTTATCGTTATCTTCATATTCTTGTTTCAGTTTTAATAGcctattataatataatggCTTACATATTAAGCATCGATGCTTTGTGAAATATGggcatttatatatattattaataatacataaaatggaataaaatattgtacttttttcattacaAGGTTTTACAAAACCTTTAAATAATGTGTGTAGAAGAGTTTTTTTAGTTgggtttttatttaatattgacactttaacatatttttcgCTTTTGGAAAAattctttttaaatttttctttatttattgttccactcactttttttttttttcttttagaaaaagttaaataaaatttatcatCCATTTTCTTCCATAGAAAAAtgaatagtaaaaaaaaatcgaatttttttgaaaatgttaaataatatggaatacaacaaaatgaataaatgaGGGTACagtaaattatatatatatccaaatatacatataaaatctATATTAGTCAATCAAATATATGAGAAGCCAATTccataattaaaaaaattggatatttatatatatgtttgcATGAAAATTCAAAAGCAATAGCCACATATCtagtatatacatttttctaatatatatgtataataatataagaacatatttaattgtatgtatatataaaatacatagcaaattttatattgtatgtatatgcatatattctTGTTCATGTGTGGTTtctatgaaaaatatgcatatataccTTGGCCATCTCTTGTAATATTTCTGTACgcattaaatatatgaacacggttattattatattaatgcTGGGTATTGctatctatattttaagaatgatatatattttttttaacattgTACTTAATTCCACCGTTTATAAAAACTTGggttttattaaaattaaaaaatacaccATTGAAAAGATATTTCATAATAGGAAAACgtaaatcaaaaataaaataatatatgtatatagcatataataatatatatattaaaaattaaaaagggaTGATATTAGTATTGAGATATTGTATTAACTCATGGAAAGGttgtatttaaatatacatatacaatatataacaaaataaatatacgcAGGTATATTTTCTCCAAAATGAATGTAACTTTATTTAAACtctttacatattttgagCTTTTTCACACAcatttttctataaattAGTCGTTTAATTGTttgacaataataataagaagAACCTGGTTAGTTTTAATGTTATCATGCATATTTACTTAATGTGAATAATATAGTATgctattttctatataaaaGGGAAagggtatatatattgtaatgTTCTACACGCAAAGAAATGCTGATcgcttttttattatactattataagtatattatcaaaaatgtAAAGTACACAAAGTAAACTTCTGCATTGTGACATGCTTTTAATCTAATTTATcaagttttaaaaaatcttATTGGAAGAAATACAACTTAAATAAATTCTACATTTAGTCTTTtaattatgatatatatagtataatacttataattatatacgCATATTAAATGCTttgttataaattttttttgatatttttatgggcattttcaaaataaaatttatttatgaaaaacaacatatagaatatttcaatacatgtaatatattataaataaactaAGCTATAATTGTGTGACATATTGGGAATTATATGTCTATATAATTTGCCccataatatattcatttattatcaaatgtGCATTTCaagggaaaataaaataaaatattaaacagTTTCACATTCACTTTGCTTTCtataacataatttttttatggatAATATGaggtaaaataaataaaacttaaatacaaaaactAAATCGcaaaatttatcattttcttatgtttttatattcagaATTGAACCAATCAATAGTTTCTTTTAAACCTGTAATGCCACattaaacaatattttttaaaagtgtATAAACATACACATGTATAGTCAATATAGAGTGTAATGTGCttcattaaattatataaataaattttaaatataaattttattcgGAATTTTTTCGTGTAACCTTTATCGATATCAGTAAATGAGAAAGAGGTATTTATTATGGACATTAGTTTATCGTTGCACGCCgtctgaaaaaaaatatatatgtgttttatttgatattatatttttgttattattattatggtTATAATAGTATTAAATTGCAACCTTCTTGTGAATTCCATTGTCTTGTGTATCATCAAACtgggaaaaaaatttaatttatatatttttcacacGCTACACATTTTCTATTATGAACAATAGTAGTGGcaattgatttttttttttatgcatttaCCAATATTTCGTTATTAAATTCCATGTAatgctttattttgttcgCCAGTTCTTTAATACTTAATTCTGATAAtggtgaaaaaatattttaaattaaatattatttgaaaaacaattaacaatgaaaattaacagatatatattatggtTACCATTGGAAGGCAAATTCGTGGAGAAGATaacattataaatattatccTTAATAATGGTTAAATTGtgtgaataataaatattaagaatataatacaaaatgttGCTTATATCTCTAttgtaaataaattgtCGAATAGCGGAACCATCCCCCATAAGCTTTACATTTGTGTTATtaactataaaaatattaacattttgaattataatataattaaattatcattGATTTATAACTAAACCTTTACAATTGATACATTTTATGTAGCAGGGTGTATGTTATATTGTAAAGAATGCATACAATTTCAATTACCTTTTGCTAAATATATCTTATGAATAATAGAAGGTATTACATGAGCATTTTCTAAGTTAAAGTTATCATATTTgccatatatatttgtaggTATTATACACATCCACTgataattgtatttttccCTATAACACCTAACCAATATTTCTAAAACTCTTTTCGATGTACTATAACCTTCATTACTTAAATGGCACCTCCCATCATGAACATTTTCTTCAATTAATGGTAAATCACATTTCTCAGGGAAAATACACGTAGATAGTGTAAATATACCTCTAGTTATCTATAAAGACGCCAAAAAggacatatatatatgtatattttaaacCAAGGATTGGTCATTTATGTATTGTATATAagctataatttttatattttttatttaattattcttAAAATATGTCTTTTCAGcgtctttttttattttacacaattttgtgtaattatttttataataaatataattaacatattcatattatttttactttttttttacgaatttatttgaatcaTTACCGAATATTTGTGACAAATTTTGactatatttaaattaatatctaaattgtttaacaaaaattgtaaattgttatttttattcgcATATAAACCTCCCACATGTGCTGcaaaatgtattatatcagtaaacttatttttttcaaaaaaatttttagtgtcatcataattttttaaattacacattttagaacttaaaaaaacatattttttaattacatttttatcattagaATTTATAATGATTTCATTTTCAGTTTCAATGAAATCTTTGTTTTCACTCTTTACCACTTCCCGAAAACTATTTCCCAATAAACCAGTACCACCAGTAATTATACATGTTCTTGacatgttttaaaatatgcaaaaaatatataaaataaaaataaaataaaattcaaacaaaatataaaggtATTTGGAATTATATTACtctaaaataaacataagataaaaattaacatgcatatataaatattcttataaaataaaataaaaattttctgAGCACACTGTAAATGTTATAATGTTCACGGTTATGTAATTAGAcgaattataaaaattatattgtgtaaaaatgttgtaacattattttcataatatattgtctatatttatattttttctaaagtgtaaaattaaaatttgtttcgttgcaatttgtttaatttaattatttttttattttgaaggATTGCCAcgcttttattttttgcatgAGCACACATCgctttattaatatttacacttttttttgtgacGTTATAGAATTTACCAAGAAAATATtggaaattttttttttaattatttactattttcCAAATAATTAACAGAATTATGGAAATTTTACTTTATATagattctttatttttgagaaattatatatttttatcatagacgtaatattttaattactatttatatatttattatttgatttatttataatattaattttttaaaatgttcaCATGAaactaatatattaattactctattcttattattaaaaatccAACAATTGGATATTTTTCTGAGTCtaaagtaataaat
This Plasmodium chabaudi chabaudi strain AS genome assembly, chromosome: 12 DNA region includes the following protein-coding sequences:
- a CDS encoding conserved Plasmodium protein, unknown function (term=annotation;date=20180921;qualifier=added_GO:0005737;qualifier=added_literature=pmid:30232409;curatorName=ucb@sanger.ac.uk;~pfam_scan;Pfam:PF00085.16; E()=7.2E-5;score=22.5;query 64-136;description=Thioredoxin;~iprscan;InterPro:IPR036249 : Thioredoxin-like superfamily;Superfamily:SSF52833; score=3.16E-10;query 61-139;description=Thioredoxin-like superfamily;~iprscan;InterPro:IPR013766 : Thioredoxin domain;Pfam:PF00085; score=7.5E-5;query 64-136;description=Thioredoxin domain), producing the protein MKILIFVLFLIFIKNIICEIRELSFHEFERMLTTNNYHQNKNYILENKINYKKSHAINDYLYLNTDNDFVLYLYAKWDADSNNLITVFREVARIIEEKNLKIPFYTFNVDNAKEFCNSINVTSLPLILYVSSVHKKKYGSLLQKTLISSKDIKIGNAFRYGGDMYCYDYIVEWVEVHHYFSKALLFMKRIFMKRV
- a CDS encoding conserved Plasmodium protein, unknown function (query 426-426;GPI_cleavage_site_score=0.152;~;query 428-455; ~;query 405-427; ~;query 1-404; ~tmhmm; query 1-456), translated to MKILYLIILCYITSFRHFHFCLNNNAVENNEGSQILRKRHRKNNKNDLTNVIDFSFINTSKEGNKSEHPEDEKNKNNEHVENKDKQKGKDNHDHEKNENKDKKTDKKKDEDDDDDFDIDDIDDDDDDEADEKKSSKKENNDKNKKTEEKKNDDKKKDDKKKDDKKKEDKKKNKDDDDDDDDNFDEEGGDEEDEDEEDQEDKPPKKNKGNNSKDENIKSKHTENLKAEKKKDKEIKKHKNNEDIDNDHQKENHDNKKDNNNNTSPNNNHHEISHNENNQPKENSNNSNPNHSEQNHNGNIGMPNVVGAMHPIAGANFQKNDNTPITHPINTISSENIIIPEDIKKDFMKLLANVIKLNTKDSPHPSNQFIENNNPMNPLLQNNPNHEHPNNTSFIKSIYYHFKNHLSYYVIGTAVLFILTLIIQASNVSDDDNKKKTKKIKKDRSQISNYRRTVEC
- a CDS encoding translation initiation factor eIF-2B subunit delta, putative (term=annotation;date=20150825;qualifier=removed_product=initiation factor 2 subunit family, putative;qualifier=added_product=translation initiation factor eif-2b subunit delta, putative;qualifier=added_GO:0005851;qualifier=added_GO:0003743;qualifier=added_GO:0006446;curatorName=ucb@sanger.ac.uk;~pfam_scan;Pfam:PF01008.13; E()=1.6E-36;score=125.8;query 366-606;description=IF-2B;~iprscan;InterPro:IPR037171 : NagB/RpiA transferase-like;Superfamily:SSF100950; score=1.09E-5;query992-1025;description=NagB/RpiA transferase-like;~iprscan;InterPro:IPR037171 : NagB/RpiA transferase-like;Superfamily:SSF100950; score=2.34E-52;query 315-637;description=NagB/RpiA transferase-like;~iprscan;InterPro:IPR000649 : Initiation factor 2B related;Pfam:PF01008; score=1.7E-36;query 366-606;description=Initiation factor 2B-related); this encodes MDDKFYLTFSKRKKKKVSGTINKEKFKKNFSKSEKYVKVSILNKNPTKKTLLHTLFKGFVKPCNEKSTIFYSILCIINNIYKCPYFTKHRCLICKPLYYNRLLKLKQEYEDNDKSDDIDDEPIAPLKHNLYYNRRKVDKSGVAKEDKKNDINNISNPSTSNNKFEHINKSNEAISNNCVGKDHSYTCKDKESVKFDTEEKEQGKGVSVQNAKEENEDERDDDDSKIKKNKIKREEIKHDKNEKGENCEESKNTIIYDPLKTNTINNKTKLNLNSNKQNNPSNKTSLFSTCPFPNILSGKLNLSSIQQYNFLLHDNKINYLDLYNFDVFDKTTIYDKILLDLNQNEIHTNILRTGIHFNKYMNTTHNHRNVDLLMALKSFIKDYTLPPYEPINRHMKIVIDKEINYIIMCKKHSISMGEVIRWFKNMVTESIGKHVLEEIKEIIINNINNYIRTKIIIPSINISNYVSEYIIEDGDVLLIYTFDYDIYISMINAKKKGKTFEIFLVDSEPYKNSHNIKLYIKLGIPVTYTLLSSLSYNIKKCTKVLLGIDSIMHNNIYGYAGTSMICMISKVNNVPVYIVCETYKISNKIVIDSFSMNNINNNIDVYDYIYLHHYHNSKHHHNNIPSIRKNDKIVVDSSLEFNKKLNNFIESYPDIKSNQILFSNINDKSYIEATNCLKQNTNCPKPPIIYSSGTPNKFYKKRRKENEKKHNINNICDKNESPKYNDASIKCEHVNNSFEKSNIQSFNDNQSSSLYIENKNDQTSSNVLKKNIFALHEEEKTSLFIKVVKDEKTNTLIMNKNSYEEININKMNKDQISIGENNANQTSSSTSGLKKKETPFFRNTVKDISNERIVSTKSIMKIVDESNDNKKVETINICINHKHNITNVSNDCKNVNKKNKQFYNMKNDKTFYEQKNSYFINFKNYLDMPSSNSNPKIKHSGIEEERTPCNNVCDSICKSIGNLNIKNICIDRHNETNLFSSVLSHIDKIKTNADKSFYVANICNDVTPLNYISYIVTEVGVYTSENKNSLNVFIQNNI
- a CDS encoding GDP-L-fucose synthase, putative (term=annotation;date=20130327;qualifier=removed_EC_number=1.1.1.27;qualifier=added_ec_number=1.1.1.271;curatorName=ucb@sanger.ac.uk;~term=annotation;date=20130427;qualifier=removed_product=GDP-fucose synthase, putative;qualifier=added_product=gdp-l-fucose synthase, putative;qualifier=added_literature=pmid:23615908;qualifier=added_gene_name=fs;curatorName=ucb@sanger.ac.uk;~pfam_scan;Pfam:PF01370.17; E()=5.0E-43;score=147.1;query 6-244;description=Epimerase;~iprscan;InterPro:IPR036291 : NAD(P)-binding domain superfamily;Superfamily:SSF51735; score=7.58E-46;query 3-339;description=NAD(P)-binding domain superfamily;~iprscan;InterPro:IPR001509 : NAD-dependent epimerase/dehydratase;Pfam:PF01370; score=5.2E-43;query 6-244;description=NAD-dependent epimerase/dehydratase), encoding MSRTCIITGGTGLLGNSFREVVKSENKDFIETENEIIINSNDKNVIKKYVFLSSKMCNLKNYDDTKNFFEKNKFTDIIHFAAHVGGLYANKNNNLQFLLNNLDINLNIVKICHKYSITRGIFTLSTCIFPEKCDLPLIEENVHDGRCHLSNEGYSTSKRVLEILVRCYREKYNYQWMCIIPTNIYGKYDNFNLENAHVIPSIIHKIYLAKVNNTNVKLMGDGSAIRQFIYNRDISNILYYILNIYYSHNLTIIKDNIYNVIFSTNLPSNELSIKELANKIKHYMEFNNEILFDDTQDNGIHKKTACNDKLMSIINTSFSFTDIDKGLKETIDWFNSEYKNIRK